The Limosilactobacillus panis DNA segment GGTATTGGTGACTACCCCCTTGCAGACACCGTCTTCAACAATTAGTTGGTCTACGGTTGCCTGACGAAGAGTCAGGTTTGGTTCCCGTTCCATGGTTAACTTCATCTGCCGGTGGTAGGCGTGCTTGTCTGCCTGGGCCCGTAATGCCCGGACAGCTGGGCCTTTACCGGTATTTAGCATCCGCATCTGGATGTAAGTCTTATCGATATTATGGCCCATTTCACCACCGAGGGCGTCGATTTCCCGGACCACGATTCCCTTGGCGGGTCCCCCGACGGACGGGTTACATGGCATGAAAGCGACCATTTCCAGACTAATGGTAATCAGGAGGGTTTTGTTCCCCATCCGGGCCGCCGCCAGGGCCGCCTCACTTCCGGCATGGCCGGCACCGACAACAATGACATCGTAAGTACCGCCTTCATACTGGACGGCATCTGAGGTTTTCAATGATTCACTTGACTTCACAATCTTCCCTACTTTCCTAGACAGAATTGGCTAAATAATTGATCAAGGAGCTCATCCTGGTAAGAGTCACCGGTGATTTCTCCCAAGAGGTCCCAGCACCTGGTCATATCAATCTGGACCAGGTCAACTGGCATCCCGTCGTTGATTCCCTTCAACACATCGTTTAAAGCGTCGTTGGCCTGGTGGAGGAGGCCAATGTGGCGGGCATTGGTGACCATTACCGTGTTTTGGCCACTCTCAATCCCCTCGTTGAAAAACATGTGGCTGATCTTTTGCCCGAGCTTGTCCATCCCCTCATGCTTAACAATCGAAGTTTCCACCAGGGCCGCGCCATCGATTAATCGCTTCAGTTCCGCTAAGTCGACCTTCTGCGGCAGGTCCGTCTTATTAAGAATCACGATCCGCTTCTTGTCCTTGGTAGCGGTCAACAGTTCCCGGTCCTCTGCGGTCAACGGGGATGAGCTGTCGATGAGGAGCAGGACCAAGTCGGCCGCATCGAGGGCCTTCTTGCTCCGTTCGACCCCAATCTTTTCGACCGTGTCCTCCGTGTGGCGAATTCCTGCGGTGTCAATCAGCTTGAGGGGGACCCCGTTGACGTTGACGTATTCCTCAATGACGTCCCGGGTCGTTCCCGCCACGTTAGTCACAATGGCCTTATCCTCGTGCAGTAGGGAATTCAGCAGGCTGGACTTGCCAACGTTGGGACGGCCAATAATGGCCGTTGCCAGCCCTTCTCTTAAGACCTTACCCTGCTTGGCCGTCTTCAAAAGGGCCTGAATCCGTTGTTGGATGTCGATGGCCTTTTCCTTCAACATCTTTGTGGTCATTTCCTCTACCGCGTCGTATTCTGGATAGTCAATGTTGACCTCGACCTGGGCGAGGACATCCAGAATATCCTTACGAAGGTGGCGAATCAGCCGGGAGAGATCCCCATCAAGTTGGTTTAAGGCCACCTTCATCGACTTGTCAGTCTTGGCCCGGATCAGGTCCATGACCGCTTCTGACTGGGAAAGGTCAATCCGCCCGTTTAGAAAGGCCCGCTTGGTAAACTCACCGGGTTCGGCCATCCGGGCACCGTAACTCAAGACCAGCTGCAAGATCCGGTTAGTTGCTAAAAGGCCACCATGGCAGTTGATTTCAACAACGTCCTCACAGGTATAGGTCTTCGGAGCCCGCATTACCGACACCATGACCTCGTCTACTTCTTCCTTGGTATCGGGGTCAATGATGTGCCCGTAGTTAATCGTATGGGTCGGGACCTTGGCCAGGTTCTTTCCCTTATAAATCTTCTGGGCCACTGGGATCGCGTCATCCCCACTGATCCGGATAATTGAGATACCACCCTCACCAACTGGG contains these protein-coding regions:
- the mnmE gene encoding tRNA uridine-5-carboxymethylaminomethyl(34) synthesis GTPase MnmE → MANSENDTIAAISTPVGEGGISIIRISGDDAIPVAQKIYKGKNLAKVPTHTINYGHIIDPDTKEEVDEVMVSVMRAPKTYTCEDVVEINCHGGLLATNRILQLVLSYGARMAEPGEFTKRAFLNGRIDLSQSEAVMDLIRAKTDKSMKVALNQLDGDLSRLIRHLRKDILDVLAQVEVNIDYPEYDAVEEMTTKMLKEKAIDIQQRIQALLKTAKQGKVLREGLATAIIGRPNVGKSSLLNSLLHEDKAIVTNVAGTTRDVIEEYVNVNGVPLKLIDTAGIRHTEDTVEKIGVERSKKALDAADLVLLLIDSSSPLTAEDRELLTATKDKKRIVILNKTDLPQKVDLAELKRLIDGAALVETSIVKHEGMDKLGQKISHMFFNEGIESGQNTVMVTNARHIGLLHQANDALNDVLKGINDGMPVDLVQIDMTRCWDLLGEITGDSYQDELLDQLFSQFCLGK